One window of the Daphnia magna isolate NIES unplaced genomic scaffold, ASM2063170v1.1 Dm_contigs291, whole genome shotgun sequence genome contains the following:
- the LOC123468109 gene encoding uncharacterized protein LOC123468109: MNFFGQTVIVPEKIPLDTTASECYKMINTKKCEGYEMTLSDEKYVFSHEPRSDGYWMRTVDSEILNCALEQVQLFQQMEDEDFPTPIGKAAATAGTLSHNHLTLVWDTTYTHKIQHELRTVESGIGNLMMKTTNEKYFRLLDDDRQLDFHLTLQPPCDPNHRSCNNRTTTFKIVGQSNLVLVTWPFVDKSLSLTAESASIKEKALPSVSVETTSPSSDPDLDKLANKQYIQDRAIDRDNELARMLQTIECDVRKAENERAIITAQYNGWLAASLLKLPRCAKLQAFGQTAVVIQCKAVNATFETIITPCGPQPKFNSYTINLDGWELVKFSPCYWTNGFVNFNDKPYAFRNNTWKRIDPNIVLPERTLAHSFRYEDVKAFDYDHRSNPAYNDNLLNHMNVVADIVAAMNEQSPADFPLNHRPHAADVLLTAGGVERYTSWWEVIIISLVVTVIFILVLIALRICCCLGLFGICCPPIKEVKTSYHEHEV; the protein is encoded by the coding sequence atgaactttttcggtcaaacaGTGATCGTGCCTGAGAAAATTCCTCTAGACACAACGGCTTCTGAGTGCTATAAAatgattaacactaaaaagtgTGAAGGTTATGAAATGACTCTTTCGGATGAGAAGTATGTATTTTCGCATGAACCTCGATCTGACGGTTACTGGATGCGAACCGTCGATTCGGAAATTCTGAATTGTGCGCTTGAACAAGTACAATTgtttcaacaaatggaagatgaagattttccaaCGCCGATCGGAAAAGCTGCCGCAACCGCCGGTACCTTGTCTCACAACCATCTAACTTTGGTTTGGGATACGACATACACCCATAAGATTCAACACGAATTACGTACAGTTGAATCTGGAATCGGAAATCTTATGATGAAGACGacgaatgaaaaatatttccgccTCTTGGACGATGACcgtcaactagattttcatttgactctTCAACCACCCTGCGACCCCAATCATCGAAGTTGCAACAACCGAACAacgacttttaaaatcgtcggccaatcaaatttagttttggTAACGTGGCCTTTCGTCGATAAATCTCTATCACTCACCGCCGAGTCGGCGTCCATCAAGGAGAAGGCCCTACCAAGCGTCTCTGTTGAAACCACCTCGCCATCTAGTGACCCCGATTTGGATAAATTGgccaataaacaatatattcaagatcGTGCTATTGATCGTGATAATGAATTAGCGCGTATGTTACAGACAATTGAGTGTGATGTTCGCAAAGCTGAAAATGAACGAGCAATCATCACCGCCCAATATAATGGTTGGCTCGCCGcttcattattgaaattacCTCGGTGTGCAAAATTGCAAGCTTTTGGACAAACCGCCGTAGTGATTCAGTGTAAAGCTGTGAATGCCACATTTGAAACCATAATCACACCTTGTGGACCACAACCGAAATTTAACAgttataccattaatctcgatggctgggaattagtgaaattttccccatgctattggacgaatggtttcgtcaatttcaacgataaaCCTTACGCCTTCCGCAACAACACTTGGAAAAGGATCGACCCGAATATTGTACTGCCGGAGCGTACATTGGCTCATTCCTTCCGATACGAAGACGTGAAAGCCTTCGACTATGACCATCGCAGCAATCCAGCTTATAACGATAATTTACTCAACCACATGAACGTTGTAGCTGACATCgtagccgccatgaatgaacaaTCACCTGCTGATTTTCCATTGAATCATCGTCCTCATGCAGCTGATGTTCTACTGACAGCAGGAGGAGTCGAGAGatataccagctggtgggagGTCATCATAATCTCCTtggtcgtcaccgtcattTTCATCCTTGTCCTCATCGCCTTACGCATTTGCTGCTGTCTTGGCCTCTTCGGTATTTGCTGTCCTCCgattaaagaagttaaaacttctTACCACGAACATGAAgtctga